DNA sequence from the Pomacea canaliculata isolate SZHN2017 linkage group LG7, ASM307304v1, whole genome shotgun sequence genome:
ACAAAGATTCCATAGGacaattttaaataacatttactgaattttttacttttagttgGGTGAGCTATTAGAATTTTTTACATTGTATTCTTGTGCACATCAGACCTTGGAATCAGCACATACataaatgtgaccctccacgacgaaatgagtcttaagtcggaaattatagatttgccaaattgcatattttttaaaaagtacagagtctgaactttcttttgatacaaaaagtgttcttcttgtcttaaaattgactgagttataaacgtttgaagtgtgaaagaacagtggcggccattttgataAAATcaggttcaaagattagcgtcgaGATAGCcgaccaggtttgtttactcctaaatcTTTCGATCGGGTAGTATTTGAATCATTCTTTAATGAAGTAAGACATACAGACTTTAGGTTTTCTGACAAGGTATAACACAAGGAGGTTATGACAGAGAAACAGTATCTAAAAAGCGTTtgaatttcttcatttttctgcaggaatcggtacggatcgcagtagggtacctcaaTTAAAACCTATTTTGAGTCAATTCCGTGACAAATATAGACTTTCTTATACAATAAGGACATTGTCAGAACTTGGTAGAAGTAAGACAGCattcaattttaaatgatgacaaaCGTGTGTTAATTTtatctgaaatttgttttaatggttAACTGTACTGAACAGCTTGTGTCAGCCTTAAACTATTTGTGACTTGGACTCTCTGATGGCAGACACATGGCAGGACCTGTaaattcaagcaaaaaaaaatgtttgtgacctTGATCAAGATAAACGCTGGCTGTCGGAAAACAACACTCATGAGTACTTGACAACAAGAGAAGACCTAGAGATGTGAACACAGATGTACTGAAGTGTTTTTTCCTCTGGCATAAATTAGAAGTGcaattgtctgtctgtgtgtgtgtgtgtgcacgctcgCGCGTTTGCCTTTCAGaacaattcagaaaaaaaacattttaagattcTGAATAAAGTCAGCAACggttttaaactgttttattgaaaaaaggACTGAGTGCATGGCACGTAAgacttcttctttgtttgtttgttttggtttttttttttgtttctcggGGAAGGGGCGTGGGGCTGTCTACATCAAAGTGTGCAGCTGCAGATGTAGTTAAAAGCCTGTAGTAGCATTGAAGCTTTATATTATATACGATACTGACAATAGTTAAATGGATCTTTTATCGTGAAAGTgagatttctatatttttctgatGACGATAAAGGTTATCATAATCAGCTTCGTCGTCGCCGCCGTTTTCACTGTCATCGTCATATCATTATCAGCCATACATCGCGTTCTCTCAATTTTCTATGTTAAAGAACTTGCTTAACCctgttttaaaaagataataattgtCCGATATTCTTTTTCTGTAGAAAATTTCTTGATAAGTATAGAACTGTCTTCATTaaattacaagaaagaaaatttgaataatAAGTatcgttttttaattttttgcttttttgtgtaaatccactcatacatttttcattgttaatgtCATATCGTCACAATCAAAAGACTTTATCATATcactaaatattaaaagatttattgattttaatGACAATTAGAAGAGTCTAATTACGATATCTGACATTTAACTAATAGATGATATGCACTTGGTCACAAggtgttattgtcatttgagcAAAAGTTATCCAAGTCCACCAGATGTTTAACGTTCCCATGCTCAGGTTGTTTTCGAGATGAAATCCACCCTGACCCGGGTAATGGCAGCTCAGGAAGATGACCTCCTGCGCGTGACTTTTGTTGTCTCCACGAATCTGTAGCCTACAGGCACGAGCCTCATCATGTCCATGTAAGAGACGAACAGTTCATGTTGGCCGACCTCGAAAGATTTTCTGTCATCAACTTTTGTCTCTCGCTTTTCTGAAAAGATCCAATcgacaaaaaaccaacaacaaaaacaaaaaaaaaaacaacaacaacaaaaaaaaaacaaacaaaaaaaacaaaacaaaaaacaaaacaacaaaaaaaaccacgcaAACACTAATGGATTCTTGACTATCTAAGTAAACATGAAAGATGCTGTGTGGGGATCACAAGAGTCATGTGTAGTCTAATGTTACCTTAAGTAGCTGGTCATGACTTGGACGATGTCGTTTCCAATCATATAAGGCTGGCAATCAGAGATACATTAGTGAATTTCAAAAAGAGGAGAGGGTTCTAGTGTCAATTATTCGATTTCTGTTTAAGATTGCATCGTTggcttaaaaattattgttgtgAACTCCAGGTAGTTATGTGTGttctttaataaatacaaaatataacagaTTCTTTTGCTGACAAGGAGTGAATGATAATTTGTCAGATTTATTAGAGGTTACTGATCCGAATATTTGTCTCCATGCTCTTTATTAAATGGATATAAAGACAAAGAGTTGTTGCCTAGAAACGGCTTGACCCAAAACGTTGGATTGACGCCAGTGACCTTTGACCGACTCCCACGCCAGTGGGAAAACGCTGCATCTTCAAAGAGCAAAACGTTTGACAGGAGAGTGAGAAAATGACAATATTCGAAGTATACGGATTCAAATGGGCTTTTCAAGCACAAAACATTAACTCGAAAcacctgcaaaaataaattggaAGAAATTGTTTGAAttgaaaagattaaaatattcatctgtttttctctcttttgctctctctgtctctctctctctcacatacacacacaaataaacaacaacatcatATAGACACAAACTAACTGCTGCtttaaaaagatgtttgtaGTACGACAGAACTCTGCCTTCCATTGCAGTAAATGTATGGCATTATGAACATTTATTACTTACTACTATACACATTAAAACCGACAGAGAGGTCAACATATGTAAAACAACACTCGATTGTATGGCGGTCAGAAAAGATCTTGGACAAAACTATCAGTTTTACAAATGTCTTGCAAACTGTGATTTCAAATCGCTTACCTGTTACTCGTCCTTCTGTTGGTGTGTCGCAGCAGGTGTACAATAACATCGGGCACATGACtcgagaaataataaaaagcagcaaCTCGTACTGCTGGTAGTAGCACGCAAATCACGTGACACGTCTTGTGTCAATGTGTAATGTTTAGTGTTGCATCATCATGTCTTTTAATAATGCAGTGTATGTGGAgtttgtttgtaaagtttgCTTGTCAAGTTATTGTAcaactgagaaaaatataaCTTAATGCTTTCACTAAATATTAGAATAAACAACGAAAGTAAATGTAAACCTTGAACACTGAGGTTGAACCTGGCAGATGAGGTCAGCGGAAgtctgtcgtcatcatcaacggtGTGAGTGACGacggtacaggtgtacacaccgctgtgtgtcacgtggtctgccgcTAGGATCCGTAACTCCCCAGTCGTGCTGTTCACtcttcctgaccacgtgatggacgcGGGGCgagggttgctgtcagctttACACCACAGGGTCACGTTGTGTCCAGGCTTTAACTCAGAAAGACTTGACAAGGGCTGTTGTTCCCCGGTGTTATCAGTCCATGTTATTGTAATCAACGGCTTATCTGTAAATTGCAAAACGTTTAACGTCGTTGCTCACGCCTTAGTCTGTAACATGGATTTTAAATAGCTAGGTCTTAAATTATCTCAACCAATTGAAATAAGAGGAGTTTTGATATCCTTCATTCAATGGTTTTCTTGCCATGTACTGtgtattacagaaaaaaacccacgtttaaatatttttaaaattttttttacgtttttcACAGTTTGTTCTGAAAAAAGACGATTTTGTTCCTGTGTTTTGTGAAGTTaagtgaagataaaaaaatctaaaatttaTCTTAATTATCTTTTGAAGGTAATGCTGTTTTATGGAAGtatttatttaagatttttgacacaagatttaaattatttatttagttactcaaaatacttttaattgCTTACAagatgtgattattttttttaaagttaatgaCAAGTGGAGAATGCTATAGTAATAGTTGCGAAcgtggtcacacacacacaaaacctatAAGCAGTTATAAAACGTGTACTTACAGTAAACCTTTAGCTTATGAAAATCACTCATTATGGTATATGCAGAATTAGAATCCCGTTCACGACAGCTGGTGCTGCAGCCTACTTGACGTCCATTGTACTCTTTAGTCAGATTGTAAAAGCTCTGAAATTCCAGACAAGGATGACCACCAGCTGTGTCTCCCCATGTGTACTCAGCGACCCGTTGATACTTTCGTGGTGTCACGCACCTCAGAGCTTTGTTTGCACCTTCTATAAATGGGTACCTTTCGTCCCGAGAAACTATTAAAAGACGTTCATCTGCAAAAAAAGGTCATGGAACCTACAATGAACtaacaagcaacaacaaagcattgttttttacagaaatattatcaacattttacTAAGCGAatgcccctgtgggaccccggggtatgcttgcctagcaagcattgcaagaatagggtccctgccatccagccaggcatgtcgtaagaggcgactaaggtggacacctcacctagaggtaaaataggttgtggtagggctaacaaccccaccatgtaaaaaaaagcatgttacagaaaccaaaACCAGAGAATCGTCATAGATGGCGaagtaatgaagcacaccaggaggactggactaatgacggacgacagccaaacccgaaaggagctggcgccccgacagtggatttactgaagccgaggcataAGTTGAGgttggggtgctggaacgtccagaccttgtaccagactggcaggatgctccaattagtcaaggagtttgacaactacaacttggacatcctgggatcagtgaggtcagatggacggcacaggaaagaggagactagcgtcagacATACCATCTTTTCTcagaagatcagacgctcagcactctgaaggagtagctctactcctcaacaagaaaacggaaaaggcactgctgaatggaagccttatggacccagcttttgagagcaagattccattccaagtacaccaagctgacagtgctagcttgctatgcaccaacaaatgactctgagcagaagacaaggatgctttttacgatcagctccaagcagctcagagagcgttccagcccatgacatgttgctcaatCATCGCGATCTCAATGCAAGGTGGAAGTGAAAACTGCAGGagatgtcatgggcaagcatggaattggaaccatcaacgacaacggagagagactggcagacttttgtgaagaaaacaacctattGATTGTGGcaacactcttcccacacaaagacatgccacaaggcaacatggacatcaccagatgggagcacaaagaacagATGGACCattcatcatcaaccgaaaatggagagctcacttcaagatgttagagcctacagaggagcagacattgccagtgaccacactcttgtgatagccacagtttctctgaagctgcgtcgatcacgaggaaaacaggcacgccagcggagagtggactctggcaaactgaaaaatccagccactgaaagggcctttgctatagaagtaaagaacaggttccaggcactaggagagcaacaagagatgaccttagacgacttcaatcgagtcttacaggaatcaggagagaaaatactgggcttccaacgaaaaagaaaaacagtggatcagagaagagacatgcgaagaagatagaagagagaagtcagccaaacaaagaatcaacaacacCAGATCTGATCCCCTGAagggaacaacacagacaaagatatgcaaaactgaacaaagaggtgaagaggatgacaagaaccgacaaaagataccacatagagaaactggcagatgaagcagaaaatgcagcaagtaaaaaatgacctgaagacactgtacaagataaacaaacagctaaacaacggtttaagaacagtgatggccagtgaaagacgtgaacggtaatgtcgtcgaggggagaggcaggaaaactacagcgctggagggagcatttgagtcagttctgaacagaccagatcccctcagcttgcagacatccagccagcagctatagaccttgacatctgcagagacccaccaagcctgaagaagtgacagcagcagtcaagacaatgaagagctgCAAAGCACCAGGCAGATGGACTAACACAGCAGAGATgctgaaagcagacgtgaatgtacagctcccaagctgactgaaatttCAGCAAATTTGGGAAtaagggcagctccctgttgcatggaagacagggctcatcttcaagttacccaagaaaggagatcttggagactgcaataattggaggggcataacacttctttctctcaccagcaaggtcttcagcaagattgttttgtcaagactgacggcaactcttgagaaagacctccgaccacagcaagcaggatttcgccctgggcgatcctgctccgaacacatcttcattctgcgacagattctggagcagagcaacgagtggaacacaccgctgtacatcaatttcatcgacctggagaaggcttttgacagcatccacctcgagtccttatggaagatcctgaggcattacggagtccctgcaaaacttgttcagatcgttgcaatgctgtacagtgatttcaaatcccaggttgtctgtgacacagagctcacagaccccttcaacgtcagtactgggtgaagcagggctgcattctgtcgccgttcctcttcatcctgccatggactggatcattaaagacttccaccgacagcgagaggagagggctcagatggaccatgactatgacagcaacaacagcactggaagacttggactttgctgatgacattgcctgctgtcacaccgccaacCAAGACatacaggaaaaaacaaaggccttctcagaaacagctggaaaccttggcttgaaggtcagcacaaaaaagactaacagtatgagagtgaacgccagagtccaagacagcatcaaaataaatggagaagagtttgaggaagttgacagtttctcctatcttggtccaaaatgtcaaacactgggatgcggaggtggagattcgagccgactggcgaaagccagccaggccttcgcgtcactcaggagcacatggaagcaaaaaacatcagccagaagatcaagctgagaatcttcaagtcaaatgtgatcagcaccctcctttacggatcagaatcttggaagatgaccaaaccatcagtaacaagctgacgtcttccaaaacagatgcctcaggtgcatacttaacatcttttggcaaacaccatcaccaacgaagaactccaccgaagaactgaaaccgagtccatcaccacgcaggttcaacgaaggcgttggcgatggattggacatgtgctccgccagcagacagcagacctttccagagtcgccctacgatggactccagacggcgaAGAAAACgagccgcccaaaggaaacttggagaagaacagtggaaagggagatgaagggaaagggctggacatggggtcacctagagcgggtttcagccgatcgacatcggtggcggactctggttgaggccttgtgtgaAACCTGAttcacgaagaggaatagatagatagatagatagactaAGCGAATGAAtgtatgaaagaaaagattgttcatgaaaaactgaaaatacttttattcaAAAGTATTTCATAGGATAGAAGacaacagaattatttttatcacatgGTTCGTTAGGCGCGAAACTTTAACgataaataatgatttatttcatGATGTGGAACAAAGTGTCCATTAACAAGAATCAAACAAATTGCCTTTTCGCTTTAAAAGCTCTTTGCACTAACaattaattataaatgtatttagaCCCGTATGAAACAAGGCATCACATACACCACCCTATCTTTtacaccgacacacgcacgcacgcgaaAATAGAGGACTTAACATATGGACAGAGGAGTagaaaaatttttctttgttatatgAATCAAACTTGTTACACAGTAAATTCTGCAGTCTCTGCTCGCATCAAACCGAGTCAGCAACTGTCTGTTATAAAGACAAGTATACTATACACACAGCTACAGATAGCTTTAACTGGTGTTAAAATAAGTAGCTTATTAAAAGCGTGTTTTATGTTTAAACTAAGCACAAATCAATGTGTAGGTTGGAACGTCTCGTAAACGTAtgaaacacaaaattaataaaatcttaTAATAATGTTCTTTACTGTATAGCACAAAACACAATTCAGAAAATCTCACAAAAACTTACATTTGCTGCAATAGACGCCACAATCATTAGAATAACAGTCCTGTGCAATGTTATCCAGCACACATTCATCCAGGCTTCTCTCTGTTCCCTTACAAACAAATGAAGCTTCAAGTAAAGGTTTCTTGTCTTGTCCGAACAACCAACCATCTATCAGTGCAGCTTTGTCTCTGTTTGAAAAAAGGTCAAACAGTGTCcgtcttcttttctttgaaacataAGTTTAAATGAATCCAGTATTAATTTATCTGCTTAACATAAATTGTTTctatgtgaatgtatatgtgtgtgctatCAAAATAAATAGGTCTGTTGTTAAGTATTGAAGACCTTTTACATTTCACATCGCAAGTACACaagttaatgtattttaaagtatttttgttcaTATTGTATGGAGATAATACCATGAAGTAGCTGTTATCTGGTTACATACTTATCTCTCTGCAGTCCTGTAGCATCCTCCCTTCgttgtaaagtttttaaaaactaaatcagcGGATTAATCTTTGTGTCTAAAAGTTTCTTcccattgttttatttttgacaaaagaaagataaagtatCTCACGGGCTTAAATTGAGTTGTCTGCAGATGACTGCGGCAGTTTTCTCgttgtttacacacactgtgctaaattgtttacttccaatctccacttctacacGCCCCATGTTACTGTCTGTACGGCGAGGTCCTGTCAGTCGCAGACCTGTAACaatgaggtgaaaggtcatcacgtgaatgtcgtctgctgtgtagTTGTTTGCTGGTCACTAACTCAAATAACAAGTGTTTAAATACTATTGGGTTGTGTTTCTCCTCGCTTCTCGTAAAggctttatttaatattacgCACATGATCTTGTcagaaaagtataaaacataatttaattcAGTTTAAAGCAATGTTTTACTCTTATGTTTACATTAGTTCTCTTAAGATGTAATTAGTTTTAGTACCAGTAtattaaaagctttatttttctcctaAATTAAAGAATATTAGTGTTTATACATGTGGAATCGGCGGACTTGTATAATAAGTTATTTGTATCTATCGTGCAAATAAATTACTGTGACAGATTGTAACGGAAAGTCGTGTTATGAGAATGTAATTCTGTTCTTTAAAACTGATATTTAAAGGCTTTTTATTTAGTAAGCGCTAAAAAATTCTTCTAAATGATGACATGTATATTCACTTTTTATATGTGCAGCTGAAGCTTTGGAAGACCTGCTTGAcgtagaaaaaaaagcaaaatgatattttatatttgcttgATACCTTGGcactcttttgaaaaaaatgtgttctgaAGTTCTTAAGAGCCAGTACAAAAATCACCCTTACATTAATAGGTTTAAACCTGTTGTGACAAAcactatataaaaataaaagtctgttcATTATTAACAATATTAGAGATGTAACCATCCCTAGTAGCTTTTCAGTCATATTTTAGCCACTTAAGGtcaacaagaaacacaaagtcATCTTTACAAACCGCCAGTGGCTTATGCTCAATCAACTCGATCCTCTATTTACTATCGTGTAAACAGTGACACCATTCAAGAATCCtcagcaaacaatttttaacttATTAACTCTTCTTCAAAGTGGAAAAGAATTACTTTTCCCTCCTAAAGCTTCccctctcttcttccttttccccTTACCATTTGTGTACAAATGCTcgattaattttgtttgaaagtgtgCTATAATAATTATCTCGGTATTCGCATGTTTAGCACTTTGTTATCCGCATTACCTTAAATGTAAATCTTATgtgttttagctttttttttactgtaaatatatgcatacttTCAGAGAAAAGATTCCACAATGGAGACATTCAAACTCTCtgagaaattaaaagttttg
Encoded proteins:
- the LOC112567805 gene encoding neurotrypsin-like isoform X2; this encodes MNLDTVCDYRFGTEEALVACRMLGFNSTTAVAVGSAKYGAGSGPILFSDLRCVGNETSLAQCRHWGLYRHDCEHWRDVGVMCNITTPMTARLYGGTSKAGRLEISVNGEWTTVCGEGFGQNEVEVACRMLGFNSTRQAAVKYILSNDGSRFQFGYIKCQGMETNLQQCEIGQLNKSSCLDVGIIYEFKSFSLRLTGPRRTDSNMGRVEVEIGSKQFSTVCVNNEKTAAVICRQLNLSPDKAALIDGWLFGQDKKPLLEASFVCKGTERSLDECVLDNIAQDCYSNDCGVYCSKYERLLIVSRDERYPFIEGANKALRCVTPRKYQRVAEYTWGDTAGGHPCLEFQSFYNLTKEYNGRQVGCSTSCRERDSNSAYTIMSDFHKLKVYYKPLITITWTDNTGEQQPLSSLSELKPGHNVTLWCKADSNPRPASITWSGRVNSTTGELRILAADHVTHSGVYTCTVVTHTVDDDDRLPLTSSARFNLSVQGPAMCLPSESPSHK
- the LOC112567805 gene encoding neurotrypsin-like isoform X1, whose amino-acid sequence is MNLDTVCDYRFGTEEALVACRMLGFNSTTAVAVGSAKYGAGSGPILFSDLRCVGNETSLAQCRHWGLYRHDCEHWRDVGVMCNITTPMTARLYGGTSKAGRLEISVNGEWTTVCGEGFGQNEVEVACRMLGFNSTRQAAVKYILSNDGSRFQFGYIKCQGMETNLQQCEIGQLNKSSCLDVGIIYEFKSFSLRLTGPRRTDSNMGRVEVEIGSKQFSTVCVNNEKTAAVICRQLNLSPDKAALIDGWLFGQDKKPLLEASFVCKGTERSLDECVLDNIAQDCYSNDCGVYCSKYERLLIVSRDERYPFIEGANKALRCVTPRKYQRVAEYTWGDTAGGHPCLEFQSFYNLTKEYNGRQVGCSTSCRERDSNSAYTIMSDFHKLKVYYKPLITITWTDNTGEQQPLSSLSELKPGHNVTLWCKADSNPRPASITWSGRVNSTTGELRILAADHVTHSGVYTCTVVTHTVDDDDRLPLTSSARFNLSVQGLHLLSLFILIFSESIKLYFSQLYNNLTSKLYKQTPHTLHY